From one Gracilinanus agilis isolate LMUSP501 chromosome 5, AgileGrace, whole genome shotgun sequence genomic stretch:
- the FRS2 gene encoding fibroblast growth factor receptor substrate 2 has translation MGSCCSCPDKETVPDNHRSKFKVINVDDDGNELGSGVMELTDTELILHTRKRDAVKWHYLCLRRYGYDSNLFSFESGRRCQTGQGIFAFKCARAEELFNMLQEIMQNNSINVVEEPVVERNHQQTELEVPRTPRTPTTPGFGAQNLPNGYPRYPSFGDASSHPSSRHPSVGSARLPSVGEESTHPLLVAEEQVHTYVNTTGVQEERKNRSSVHIPLETRLSNVESNKAREEQSNIEDRDPQILLEPEGVKFVLGPTPVQRQLMEREKLEQLGKEQVSGSGTNNTEWDTGYDSDERKDAPSGNKLVYENINGLSIPSASGVRRVRLTSTSTSDTQNINNSAQRRTALLNYENLPSLPPVWEAHKQSRDEDDPLGPKTPSLNGYHSNLDPMHNYVNTENVTVPASAHKVEFSRRRDCTPTVFNFDIRRPSLEHRQLNYIQVDLEGGSDSDNPQTPKTPTTPLPQTPTRRTELYAVIDIERTAAMSSLQKALPRDDGTSRKTRHNSTDLPM, from the exons ATGGGTAGCTGTTGTAGCTgtccagataaagaaactgtcCCAGATAATCATCGAAGCAAATTTAAG GTTATTAATGTGGATGATGATGGCAATGAGCTGGGTTCTGGCGTAATGGAGCTGACAGATACAGAACTGATTTTACATACCCGTAAAAGAGATGCAGTAAAATGGCACTACCTTTGTTTGCGTCGTTATGGCTATGActcaaatctcttctcttttgAAAGTGGCCGGAGGTGTCAGACTGGACAAG GAATATTTGCCTTTAAATGTGCCCGTGCAGAAGAATTGTTTAACATGCTACAAGAGATCATGCAAAATAATAGCATAAATGTAGTAGAAGAGCCAGTAGTAGAAAGGAATCACCAACAAACTGAATTGGAAGTGCCCAGAACTCCCCGAACTCCTACTA CTCCTGGGTTTGGTGCACAGAATTTACCTAATGGATATCCTCGATATCCATCATTTGGAGATGCTTCATCCCATCCTTCAAGCAGACATCCCTCTGTGGGAAGTGCACGCCTTCCTTCAGTAGGTGAAGAATCAACACATCCATTGCTTGTAGCCGAGGAACAA gtACATACCTATGTCAACACTACAGGTGTACAAGAAGAACGGAAAAACAGGTCCAGTGTACACATACCTTTAGAGACAAGGCTTTCTAATGTTGAAAGTAACAAAGCAAGAGAAGAGCAGAGTAATATTGAGGACAGAGATCCTCAGATTCTTCTTGAGCCCGAAGGAGTCAAATTTGTTTTAGGACCAACCCCTGTTCAAAGGCagttaatggaaagagaaaaactgGAGCAACTTGGAAAAGAACAAGTGAGTGGTAGTGGTACCAATAACACTGAATGGGACACTGGCTATGACAGTGATGAACGAAAAGATGCACCCTCGGGGAACAAACtggtatatgaaaatataaatgggCTATCTATTCCCAGTGCCTCAGGGGTCAGGAGAGTTCGTCTGACATCCACCAGTACCTCAGATACCCAGAATATCAACAACTCGGCTCAGAGGAGAACTGCATTATTAAACTATGAAAACTTACCATCTTTGCCTCCTGTTTGGGAAGCCCATAAGCAAAGTCGAGATGAAGATGACCCCTTAGGACCAAAGACCCCATCTCTCAATGGCTATCACAGTAACCTGGATCCAATGCATAACTACGTGAATACAGAGAATGTAACAGTGCCAGCAAGTGCTCACAAAGTAGAATTTTCAAGGCGCCGGGATTGCACACCAACAGTCTTTAATTTTGACATCAGGCGTCCCAGTTTAGAACATAGGCAACTCAATTATATCCAGGTGGATTTGGAAGGTGGTAGTGACTCTGACAACCCTCAGACTCCCAAAACTCCCACCACTCCTCTTCCACAAACTCCCACCAGGCGCACAGAGCTGTATGCTGtgatagacattgaaagaacGGCTGCCATGTCAAGCTTGCAGAAAGCACTGCCACGTGACGATGGGACGTCTAGGAAGACTAGACACAATAGTACTGACCTGCCTATGTGA